Within Schumannella luteola, the genomic segment GATCGCGGCGGAGATCGGCGGAGTGCTCCGCTCCCCAGACCGGACGGTGCAGCGCCGCATCGGCGAGGCGCGGGAGATCGTCGAGTTCTATCCCGCGGCCCTGTCGGCGTGGGAGCACGGATTCATCACCCGCGGGCACGTCACGGTGATCGTCGACGCAGGTCGGGTCGTGCCGGTCGATCGGCGGGCGGAGTTCGAGCGGGAGGCGATCGAACGCAGTCTGCTCGATACCCCGAACCGGGTGCGCGCCGGTCTTGAGCTCTACGCCGAGAAGCTCACCGAGCGCACCTCCACGGAACGCCACACCGAAGCCGCACGTGCTCGTGCCGTGCGCCTGCTCCCGGGTCGGGATGGGATGTGCGACGTGATCGCCACCGTTCCGACAGTCATCGGCGACGGCATCCTCGACCGCCTCACCCGCATGGCACACGCCGTGCAGGACGCCGCGGGCCCGTGCGGGGTTTCTGACGCTACGGCGGGTTCTGTGGGTGATTCGGATCGGCGAACGGTCGATCAGATCCGAGCCGACGTCTTCGCTGATCTGCTGCTCACCGGGGCGCCCGCGCTGGACCCGACCGTCCACGGCGACGGATCCGGCGGGCTCGGTGCGATCCGCGCCCAGGTGCAGGTCACCGTCTCGGCGCTCACGCTGCTCGGCGACGACGAGAACCCTGCGGACCTCATCGGACGCCCGCCCGTCGATGCGGGCACAGCCCGCTACCTCGCCGGCGAGACCACATCGTGGACGCGCATCCTGACGGACCCGGTCGATGGCACGACGGTCGCCGTCGACCGGTACCGGCCCTCGCTCGAGCAGCGTCGGCACTTGCGTGCCCGGGATCAGCACTGCCGCTGGCCGGGATGCCGGACGGCCGCGGTCCGCTGCGAACTCGACCACACCATCGACGCCGCGCTCGGCGGACCCACCACCCTGACCAACCTCGCCCATCTGTGCCAACGGCACCACTCGATGAAGCAGTTCACCGCCTGGCGAGTGAGACAACACCCCGGTGGGATCCTCGAATGGACGTCCCCGACCGGCCGCACCTACCGCGAAGACGCACCAGCCCCGGCGGTCGCCTTCGTGCCACTCGGGCACCCGATCCGCCACCTCGCCCGGCTCCGATCACCCGACTCGGCGAGCCCGCCAGGCTCAACCGGCCGGATGGTTCCGCTCGATCCGGCCAGGTCTTCCGGTGAGCAGTGGAGTCGCGGATCCGGGCGACGAGAACCGCCGACGGGACACGGTGGCGGTGGTGCTGACGCGCGCATCCACGAATCCGCTCCGGCGCCGTTCTGATCAGGCACGCTCGACTGCGGACCTCGGGACCCGCGGCCGATCGTCTCCGGTGAAGCAGACGCGCGCCGTGCTCACGGCCGAGCGTGAAGCGCACGCGGCGAGACTTCGCGCAGTCGCTGGACTGTCGTGCACGCGACCCGTCGTCGAGAGGGTTCAGAACTCAGGCGGCGATGCGGGCGCGTACCTGATCGACGATTCTGCGAACGGTGATCTCGAGCAGATCCGATTCGGCCGCTCCGGCCCCATCCGAACCTGCATCGACCCCTGGCAGCGGATCCCCGTCAGCGAGCTCGGCGGCGACCGCGGTCTTGACGTCGGCGCGATCGACGCCCGCCGGGATCGGGAAGGCCAGCACGTCGAAGTCGCCGTCGGCCGCGTCGCCGAGCAGCGTCCGCACCCGGCCGAGCGCGGGATCCGGATGCGTCAGGTGGAGGTGGGCTCGCAGCTCGGGATCGAATCCGGTCGTGCCGACGTAGGCGACCGCCCCCGCATCCACGTCGACCCACACATACAGCCACGAACCGTGCGGCTGCACCCGTCCGCCGCGCACGAGGACGACGCGCGCGTCGACGGCGCTGCCGGCGTCGGCACCGCCGTGGGTGTCGATGTCGTCAGGGGTCACGCGTCGTCGGGGGAGTCGGCCGGACTGACGTTCACGTCGACCGACGCGAACGGGAACGGGAAGACGAAGCTGTAACCGTCTCCGGTCCAGTCGTTCAGGGGCAGCAGCCAGAACCAGACGTGACCGATCAGCGCGCTCGCCCCCGCGACGATCGCGATCGCGATCGTGTAGCGCCGGAACATCCGCAGCGCATGCGGCAGGTCGACGGCGTGGCGCTGCACCACCCCGATCGCGACGAAGACCAGCGCTCCGATGGCCAGGAGCACGAACGGACTCGCGTTCATCGTGAGGTTCAGACACTGCGGCACGGCGTCGGTGGGATCGCCCTGCGCATCGAGGTAGCCGCCGTCTCCGGTGAACCCGCCCGGGCAGTAGCCGCGGCTCGCGACCGTGACGAACGAGTAGGCGAGAGCGACGAGACCGGCGACGACGACCAGGCGTCGCACGGCGCGCAGCAGTTCGCGACCCGGCAGCTCGTCCATCGTCGAAGCCGTCGTCGCCGGATCGGTCGAGAGCTTCGACGGGGTGAACAGCGTCGTGCGAGTCATGGGGACCTCCTCGTCCAGATTGGCACGAGCGGGAGCGAAAGTGAACATCCCTCTCTCTCGCATCGTCCGTTCGGCGGAGCCCGATCCCGCCGACATCGCCGACGCGGGAGGATGGGCGCATGACGCTGCAGGTCGGATACGCCGCGATGCTCGAGCAGTTCGCCCCGCTCGAGGTGCTCGACCTGGCCGAGCGCGCCGAGAAGGCGGGCTTCGTCGGCGTGATGGCCTCCGACCACTTCCAGCCCTGGGTTCCGCAGCAGGGCCAGGCCGCCTTCGTCTGGAATGTGCTCAGCGCGCTCGGCCAGCGCATCCACGGCTCACTCGGCACCGGCGTGACGGCGCCGACGTTCCGCTGGCATCCGGCGATGGTCGCGCAGGCCTCCGCCACCCTCGGCGCCCTCTACCCGGGGCGACACTGGCTGGGCCTCGGCAGCGGCGAGGCCATCAACGACCACATCACGGGTCAGTACTGGCCCGAGGCGGCCGAGCGCATCGACCGGATGTTCGAGGCCGTCGACGTGATCAAGAAGCTGTTCTCGGCCTCGCTGGCCGGCCGCGACGCGAAGCACGACGGCCGCTACTTCAAACTCGAATCGACGCGGCTGTGGACCATGCCGGAGGCGGCGCCGCCCATCCTCGTCGCCACCGGCGGCCCCATCACCGCGAAGCGCGCCGGCCGCACCGTCGACGGGCTCATCACCGAGAGCGTCACGCACGAGCGCGCCGCCCAGCTGCTGACCCGCTTCGCCGAGGGCGCCCGCGAATCCGGGCGCGACGCGAGCCAGATGCCGAAGGTGCTGCGCCTGCACCTCAGCTGGGCTGCGACCGACGAGCGGGCCGTCGCGAACGCGCTGCACCAGTGGCCGAACGCCGGGCTGCGCTTCCCGAAGTCGGACATCCGCTCGCCGCACGAGCTCGAGCAGATGGCGCGCATGGTGCGCCCCGAGGACTTCGCCGGGCGGATGATCGTCTCCGCCGACCCGGACGTGCACCGCGCCGAGATCCAGCGCTACGCCGACCTCGGCTTCGACCGCATCCACCTGCACAACGTCGGCCGCAACCAGGCCGAGTTCATCGACGTCTTCGCGCGCGAGGTGCTGCCTGCGCTGCGTAGCTGAAGTGCGGCCGGGACGAGACGAGACAGATCCGGCCGACCCGGCACGGGCGTGCGGCCGAATGTGACACGCCGTCACAGGTGATCGTTCGCGTTGTTAACCTCCGCCTGCCATCCTGTTCACCCGCCGTTCAGGTTCGGCGTCGACGAGGAGGACCCATGGCCAGCACGAAGAAGCTCGAGCGCGAGGCGAAGAAGTCGCTGAGGGCCGCCCTCAAGGCCGTCGACGAGGCCCGCGCCACCGCGAAGAAGCTCGGCAAGAGCGCGCGCAAGGACGCCGCGAAGATCGTCGACCAGCTCGAGAAGCGCGCCGCGAAGGCGCAGCGCTCGGCGAGGAAGTCGGTGGACGGGCTCGACTCGACCCGCAAGGACGCGGCCAAGACCGCGAAGAAGCGCGCCACGAAGGCGGTCGAGTCGGCGAAGAAGAGCGCGACGAAGGTGCGCGGCGCGGCCAAGAAGAACGTGAAGTCGACCTCGGCGTCGGCCAAGAAGTCGGCGGGATCGGTCAGCACCTCGGCCGGAAAGGCGGCGCGAGAAGCCAAGAAGCGGGCGGTGGATGCCGCCGTCGCCCCCGCCGCCGTCGTCACGGCGGTCGGATCGGCGGTCGCCTCCGCGGTCGACTCGATCTCGTCGGCCGCGCCGTCGGCTGCGAAGCCGGCATCCTCGCCCGCCAGCTCCGAGGCCGCGAGCCGCAAGTCCGCCGCGACCAAGCCGGCGGCGACGCGCAAGCCGGCCGCTGCCGCGACGCGTAAGCCCGCCGCCTCGACCCGCAAGCCGGCCGCACCCCGCGCCCGTGTCGCCGCGAAGCCATCGACCGCGACGCTCACCTCCCTCTCGGTCGCCGAGCTGCGCGAGCGCGCGAAGACCGCCGGCAAGACCGGCTACTCGCGGCTGACGAAACCGCAGCTGATCGAGCTGCTGGGGAAGGCCTGAGGCCGCCGACGCCCGGTCCGTCGTCATCCCGGCGGGCCACCTCCCGTCTACCTGCAGGACACTCGCTGGTCCTACCGTCCTGACGCGTCGAGAGGACCGCATCCGTGACCGCTGAGTCGCCCGCCGCACTGCCCGAACCGACCCCGGTCGACCCGCCGAATCCGGGCCCCGCTCTGTCGCCGATCCTCGGCAGCGTCGACCTCGCCGCGCCGCCGCGCACCCTGCTCGACGTGCTGCGCGACACCGCTCAGCGGCACCCGGAGGCCTCGGCGATCGACGACGGCGAGGTCGCGCTGAGCTATCGCCAGCTCATGGCGCGCGTCGTCGCCCTCGCCGCGAAGCTGCACGAGGCGGGCGTGCGCCGCGGCGACCGCGTCGGCGTGCGCATGCCCTCTGGCAGCCACCGGCTCTACGTCGGCATCCTCGGGGTGATCGCCGCGGGCGCCGCCTACGTGCCGGTCGACGTCGACGACCCGCAGGAGCGCGCCGACCTCGTCTTCGGCGAAGCGGATGTCGTGGGCGTGCTCACCGGCGGCGGCGACTACACGCCCAGCGCGCGCGGTTCCGACGGCGAGCAGCGGCCCAGCCTCGCGAGCCCCGCGACCCTCCCGCTCGCCGACGCCGGCTCCGCGCATCCCAGCACCGCCGGCATCCCGCTGCTCGACCCGCCGACCCTCGACGACGACGCCTGGATCATCTTCACCTCGGGCTCGACCGGCACCCCGAAGGGCGTCGCCGTGAGCCACCGCTCGGCCGCCGCGTTCGTGGATGCCGAGGCCCGCCTCTTCCTGCCCGACGAGCCGCTCGCCCCCGGCGACCGCGTGCTCGCCGGTCTCAGCGTCGCCTTCGACGCGAGCTGCGAGGAGATGTGGCTGGCCTGGCGCAGCGGCGCCTGCCTCGTTCCGGCCCCGCGTGCGCTCGTGCGCACCGGAATGGATCTCGGCCCGTGGCTCGTCGCGCGCAACGTCACCGCCGTGTCGACGGTTCCGACGCTCGCCGCGCTGTGGCCGGCCGAGACGCTCGAGAACGTGCGCCTGCTGATCTTCGGCGGCGAGGCCTGCCCGCCCGAGCTGGGGGAGCGGCTCGCGGTCGACGGCCGCGAGGTCTGGAACACCTACGGCCCCACCGAGGCCACGGTCGTCGCCTGCGGCGCCCTGCTCGACGGCAGCGCGCCCGTGCGCATCGGCCTGCCGCTCGACGGCTGGGAGCTCGCGGTCGTCGGCGAAGATGGCCTGCCGGTCGAGGAGGGCGCGGTCGGCGAGCTGATCATCGGCGGCGTCGGGCTGGCCCGCTACCTCGACCCGGCGAAGGATGCGGAGAAGTACGCGCCGCACGAGGGCCTCGGCTGGCAGCGCGCCTACCGCTCCGGCGACCTGGTGCGCTTCGAGCGCGCGGGCCTCGTCTTCCAGGGCCGCGCCGACGACCAGGTGAAGATCGGCGGACGCCGCATCGAGCTGGGCGAGGTCGAGGCGGCCGTGCAGGCGCTCGACGGCGTCTCGGCGGCGGCGGTCGCGGTGCGCGAGACCGATGCGGGCACGAAGATCCTGGTCGGCTACACGGTTCCCGCCGACCCGGAGACCTTCGACCGCGGCGACGCGATCGCCCGCCTGCGCGAGGAGCTGCCGGCGGCGCTGGTGCCCCTGCTCGCGATCGTCGGCGATCTGCCGACGCGCGTCTCGGGCAAGGTCGACAAGAAGGCCCTGCCGTGGCCGCTTCCCGGCGTCGGGGATGACGCGGGCGCCGACCTCGACCCGTCGGTGCGCGAGCTGGCCGAGGTGTGGCAGTCGGTGCTCGGGGTTCCGGTGCCGGATGCCGACGCGAACTTCTTCGAGCTCGGCGGCGGCTCGCTCGCGGCCGCGCAGCTCGTCACCCGGGTGCGCGAGCGCGCTCCCGAGTTCACGGTCGCGGGCGTCTACGAGCACCCGCGTCTCGGCGCGATGGCGGAGGCGCTGGAGGACACCTGGGGCGCCGGGGCGGGCGCCGCGGCGCGCGCGGCGGCGAACCGCGAGTTCCACCGCAGCGTGCCCATGCCGCGCTGGTTCCAGACCGCCCAGACGCTGCTCGGGGTCCCGCTCCAGATCCTCGCGGGCCTGCGCTGGCTCACCTACCTGTTCACGGCGACGACGATCCTGCACGCCGTCGGCGGCTTCGACGCGCTGCCCGGCATCCCGCTCTGGCTGCTCGTGATCGCGCTCGTGCTGTTCGTGACGCCCTTCGGCCGCATGGCGATCTCGGTCGTCATCGCCCGCGTGCTGCTCGCCGGCCTCAAGCCGGGCGACTACCCGCGCGGCGGCGGGGTTCATCTGCGACTGTGGATGGCCGAGCAGGGCGCGCAGCTGGTCGGCGCCGCGAGCCTCTCCGGCGCCCCGTGGATCAGCTACTACGCCCGCGCGCTCGGCGCGAAGATCTCGAAAGACGTCGACCTGCACGCCCTGCCCCCGGTCACCGGCATGCTCAGCATGGGCAAGGGCGCCGCGGTCGAGCCCGAGGTCGACCTGACCGGCTGGTGGATCGACGGCGACATCGTGCGCGTCGGCGGCATCCGCATCGGCTCCGGGGCGACGGTCGGCGCGCGCAGCACCCTCGCGCCGGGCACCCACCTCGGCAAGCGCTCGGAGATCGCGCCCGGGTCGAGCGTCTTCGGCCGGGTGCCGTCGGGTCAGCTCTGGGCGGGATCGCCGGCGGCGCGCATCGGCTCGGCCCGGCACTGGTGGCCGGATGAGCGCCCCGAGCGCCGCAGCCGGTGGATGCTGGCCTACGGCGCCTCCTCGGTCGCCATCTCGCTGCTGCCGGTGGTCGCGATCGCGGCCGGCTCGGTCGTGGTGGCCGCCTTCATCCGCGGCTCCGTGACGCTCGGCGAGGTCGCGCTCGGCGCGCTCGCCGGACTCGTGCCCGGCACCCTGGTGACCGGCATCGTGGCCGCCGGGCTCGTGCTCGTCGGCGTGCGTCTGCTGGCGATCGGACTGCGTGAGGGGGTTCATCCCGTGCGCTCGCGCATCGGCTGGCAGGCCTGGGCGACCGAGCGCCTGCTCGACCTCGCGCGCACGCTGCTGTTCCCGATCTACTCGAGCCTGTTCACGCCGATCTGGCTGCGGATGCTCGGCGCGAAGGTCGGCCGCGAGGTCGAGGCCTCGACGGTGCTGCTGATCCCGGCGATGACCGAGATCCGCGACGGCGCCTTCCTCGCCGACGACACGCTCGTCGCCCCCTACGAGCTCGGCGGCGGCTGGGTGCGCATCGCCCGGGCTCAGCTCGGCGCGCGCTCCTTCCTCGGCAACTCAGGGATCGCCGGCGGCGGCCGCAAGGTGCCGCGCGACGCCCTCGTCGCGGTGCTCTCGGCTGCGCCGTCGAAGTCGAAGGCCGGATCGTCGTGGCTCGGCTCGCCGGCCATGCGCCTGCGCCGCCAGGTCAACGAGGGCGACCTCGCCCGCACCTTCGCCCCGCCGACCCGGCTGCGCGTCGCACGCGCCCTGTGGGAGCTCGGCCGCATCATCCCCGTGCTCATCTCCTGCGCGATCGGCCTGACTGTCGTGCTGACCCTCGCGGCGATCACGAGCGCGTGGGGTCTCGGCTGGGCGATCGTGCTCTCGGGCGTCGTGCTGCTCGCGGCCGGCGCCGTCGCGGCGGGCGTCAGCACCGTGGCGAAGTGGGTCTTCGTCGGGCGCATCCGCGCGGGCGAGCATCCGCTCTGGTCGTCGTTCATCTGGCGCAACGAGGTGGCCGACACCTTCGTCGAGATGATCGCCGCCCCGTGGTTCGCGAACACCGCGATCGGCACCCCGGCGCTCAACGTCTGGCTGCGCACTCTCGGGGCGAAGATCGGCCGCGGCGTGTGGTGCGAGAGCTACTGGCTGCCCGAGGCCGACCTGGTCGTGCTCGGCGACGGATCCACCGTCAACCGCGGGTGCGTCGTGCAGACCCACCTGTTCCATGATCGGATCATGAGCATGGATGCCGTCGCCCTCGATCCCGGAGCCACTCTCGGCCCGCACAGCGTCGTTCTGCCCGCCGCCCGCATCGGCGCGCACGCGACCGTCGGCCCCGCCTCGCTCGTGATGCGCGGCGAGTCGGTGCCCGAGGGCAGCCGCTGGAGCGGCAACCCGATCGGTCCGTGGCGCGAGGTCGTCGTGGCGCCGTACACGGCCGAGCCGGCCGCCCGATGACGGGACTGCTCCGCGGCGGCGTCGACCCCTACCTGCCGGGCATCGGCGACGACGGCTACGCGGTCGACCGCTACGCGCTCGAGCTCGACTACCGGGTCAGCGTGAACCGTCTGCAGGGCACGGCCGTGATCGAGGCCATGGCGCTGCGCGAGCTGACGCGCATCCGCTTCGACCTGTCGGGGCTGCGGGCGAGCAAGGTGCTGGTCGGGTCGGGTGCGGGCATGGATGCGGCGGGCGCCCGGCGCGCGCGCCACAGCCAGACGCCCCATCACCTCACCGTGACCCCGGCGTCGCCGATCTCCGCCGGCGAGCGCTTCGTCGTCGTCGTCGACTACGCGGGCACGCCGAAGTCGCGCCGCAGCACCTGGGGTCCGGTCGGCTGGGAGGAGCTCGACGACGGCGTCATCGTCGCCGCGCAGCCCTCGGGCGCCTCCACCTGGTTCCCCTGCAACGACCACCCGAGCGACAAGGCGCACTACGAGATCACGGTCGTGACGGATGCGCCCTACACGGTCGTCGCGAACGGCCGGCAGGTCTCGAACCGCGCCCACGGCGGTCGCCGCACCTGGCACTTCGTGCAGGAGCAGCCGACATCCACCTATCTCGCGACCGTGCAGATCGGCCGCTACACCTCGACGAAGGTCGACCTGGACGGCGTCGCCGGCCACCTGGTCTACCCGCCGTCGATCGCGCGCGGCGTGAAGCACGACTTCCGCGAGCTGGGCGCGATGATGGCGCTCTACCAGCGCCTCTACGGCCCGTATCCCTTCGACGGGTACACGGCGATCGTGACGGCCGACGAGCTCGAGATCCCGCTCGAGGCCCAGGGCGCCGCGATCTTCGGCGCCAACCACGCCGCCGGCGACGACGCCTGGAACCGGCTCATCGCGCACGAGCTCGCACACCAGTGGTTCGGCAACAGCGTCGGCGTCGCCGCGTGGGAGCACATCTGGCTCAACGAGGGCTTCGCCTGCTACAGCGAGTGGCTGTGGTCTGACGAGCGCGGCGGCGACAGCGCCGACGCCTGCGCCCGCCGGTACTACGACGGACTCGCCGAGCAGCCGGAGGACATCGTGGTCGGCTCGCCCGGCGCCGCCGACATGTTCGACGACCGCGTCTACAAGCGCGGGGCCCTCGCCCTGCACGCCCTGCGCGGTCTGCTCGGCGACGACGCCTTCTTCGGGCTGCTGCGCGACTGGTGCGCCGACAACCGCTACGGCTCGGTCAGCACGGTCGACTTCCTGCACGCGGCGTCCGCCGCCGCGGGGTCGGCGCGCAGCGGAGCCGCGCGTCAGCTGCTCGAGCGCTGGCTGTTCGAGACGGCGCTGCCGCCGTATCCCGCCTGACCGCGCTCGCCGGAGCTTCCGAGGGCGCGTTCGTCAGGGGAGCGCGAGCGCGACGACCAGCTCGGGGTCGTCGAGGTCGTAGACGTGCCAGGCGTCGCCGGACTCCTCGCCGGGCGGGTCGATGCGCGCCCGCGCGTTGCCCCGCAGCGTCGGCAGGAACCGCACGTGCCGCGGGTCGACCCGCAGCCCGCGGCCGTCGGCCTTGAGCACGGCCTCGATGCGGGTCCAGCGGCGCATCGGGTCGCCGCGACCCGGCGCGATCTTCTCGATCGCGATCACCCGGTCGGGGCGGGTGTCCTGCAGCTCGGCGTCGATGCCGAGCGCATCCACCTCGATCGACGCGGCGACGATCGTGAAGCCGCCGGTGTGGGTGATGCTGACGGCGGCGGTCGACGCATCCTTCGCCGATACCAGGTACGCGGTCGGTCGGCCGTGGTCGATGCCGCAGCGCGAGCAGAGCGCGTCGAGCATCACCGATTCGGGGCGCACGCCCGCGAGCTCCGCGACGAGCTGCTTGGCGGCCTCGTGGCCGGCGGCGCGGCGCTCCTCGGCGTCGTCGGGCGCGGCCAGCACCACGACGCGCACTCCGTCGGGGGCGTCGAGCTCGCGCAGGGCATCCATCTCCGAAACCTTCTCACGGCGAGGCTGGGAGCGCTGTGACACGTGTAGCCGAGCACGTCCCCGCCGCGGGCTCGATCGGAGGCGCGGAGGCGCTGTGCGATGCGGCCGGATGCGGCGGGCGCGCGGGCCGCGCACGTCCCTAGAGTGAGCGGGTGCGTTTCGAGCCCGCCCTGCAGATCGCGACCGTCGACGGCATCGGCGAGGTGCAGCCCGGAACCGACCTGCCGGCGCTGATCGCCGACGCGGTGGCCGAGGTGATCGAGACGGGCGACATCCTCGCCGTGACCTCGAAGATCGTCAGCAAGGCCGAGGGGCGTCTCGTCGCGGCCGACGACCGCGAGCAGGCGATCACCGACCAGACCGTGCGGCTCGTCGCCTCGCGGCGCAACCCCGAGACCGGGCACGTCATGCGCATCGTCGAGAATCCGCTCGGCCTCGTCATGGCGGCGGCCGGGGTGGATGCCAGCAACGTGCCCGAGGGCACGGTGCTGCTGCTGCCGGAGGACCCCGACGCGAGCGCCCGCGCGATCGCCGCCGCCGTGCTCGAGCGCAGCGGGGTGTGCATCGGTGTGATCGTGACCGACACGATGGGCCGCGCCTGGCGCGTCGGCCAGACGGATGCCGCGATCGGCGCCGCCGGGCTGCACGTCATCGACGATCTGCGCGGGTCGACGGACGCGAACGGCCGCGTGCTCGACGTCACGGTCGCCGCCGTCGCCGACGAGATCGCGGCCGCGGCCGACCTGGTCAAGGGCAAGGCGAGCGGACGTCCGGTCGCGATCGTGCGCGGACTGGCCCGCCTGGTTCCGGCGGCGGGCGCCAACGCCGGCGGCGTCGCCGACCGCACCGACGCCTCGGCCGATGACGTCGATACCCCCGACGAGCTCCCCGGCGCCGCCGCGCTCGTGCGCCGCGGCGAGGGCGACCTGTTCCGTCTCGGCGTCGAGGAGGCCCGCGCCGAGGGCTACGCCGCGGGCTGGGCTGCGGCGTTCGCGGGGCGCTCCGCCGGTGCGACAGGTGTCGGCGGATCCCCAGGGGACGAAAGCACCGGAGCGTGACAGACTCGGCCTCACCATGACGCCGAATCCTCATGACCAGGAGCAGCGCATCAGCCCCGACGCGCAGGCCCCGGCCTCCTTCCCGACCGAGCAGTCCTCGACCGTGCAGCACCCGACCGCGCCGTCGCCGAGCACGCCGTCGCCCGACGCCGACGTCCTCACCGCCGAGCAGTTCCAGGCGCTCTCCGACCGCGTGATCGCGGCCGTCGAGACGGTGATCGACGGCAAGCGCGAGGCCGTCACCACGGCGCTGACCGTGCTGCTCGCCGAGGGGCACCTGCTGCTCGAGGACGTGCCCGGAGTCGGCAAGACCATGCTGGCCCGCGCGCTCGCCCGCAGCCTCGACTGCAGCGTCAACCGCATCCAGTTCACTCCCGACCTGCTGCCCGCCGACATCACCGGCGTCAGCGTCTACGACCAGACCCGCCGCGAGTTCGAGTTCAAGCCGGGCCCGATCTTCGCGAACCTCGTCATCGGCGACGAGATCAACCGCGCCAGCCCGAAGACGCAGTCGGCGCTGCTCGAGAGCATGGAGGAGCGCCAGGTCACGGTCGACGGCCGCAGCTACCCGCTCAGCGCCCCCTTCGTCGTGATCGCGACGCAGAACCCGATCGAGATGGAGGGCACCTACGCCCTGCCCGAGGCGCAGCGCGACCGCTTCATGGCCCGCATCAGCATGGGCTATCCGGATGCGGCAAGCGAGGTGGCGATGCTGCGCACCCGCGAGACCGAGAACCCGCTCGAGCGGCTTCAGCCGGTCGTCGACCTGGCCGGACTGCTCGCGATGATCCGCACCGTGCGCCACGTCTTCGTCAGCCCCGCGATCGAGCACTACGCCGTCGCGATCACCTCGGCGACCCGCAGCGACCGCGAGCTGCGCCTCGGCGCGAGCCCGCGCGCGACCCTGCAGCTCGTGCGCGCAGCGAAGGCCCGCGCCGCGATCGCCGGTCGCGACTTCGTGCTGCCCGACGACATCGACGCCCTCGCCGCCCCCGTGCTGGCGCACCGCCTCGTGCCGGCCCGCGCGGTCGGCGGCTCGGCTGCGCTCGGCTCCGAGGGGCTCGCCGAGGTCGTGACCCGCATCGTCTCGATGATCCCGATCCCGCTCGGCGCGGCGCACTGAGCCCCGCCGCTGCCTGACCGCCTCCCGCATCCGCCATGGCCCGCCGTCCCGACCGCACCCGCTCGGTGTGGACGACCGTGCGCGGCACCGTCACGCTCGCGCTCGGCGCGCTCATCCTCGTGTTCGCCTACTTCGGCGCCTGGGGCGAGGCGCTGGTCGCCGGCGTCGCCGGGCTGCTGCTGCCGATCATCGGGCTGCTCGCCGTGCGGCTCACCCGGCCGAAGCTGCGGGTCACGCGCGAGTTCAGCCCGCCGATCGTCTCGGCCGGGACCCCGGCGCGGGTCGTGCTCGGACTGAGCAACGCCGGTGCGCGCACCACCCCGCCGGGCGTCTGGAACGACTCCCTGCCCTGGCACGAGACGCAGAGCCCGCAGCTGCTGCCCGCCCTCGGCAGCGCCGCCGAGCAGGCCGTCACCGGAAACGAGCGCCGTCCGCGCAGCGTCGCCTTCGAGTACGAGCTGCACCCGGAGCAGCGCGGCGTCTACCCGATCGGCCCGGTCGCGATCGAGCACCGCGACCCGTTCGGCATGGCCCGCTCCGTCACGGCGCAGGGCGGCCGCGACGATCTCGTGGTC encodes:
- a CDS encoding HNH endonuclease signature motif containing protein — encoded protein: MEKLATTPGRDGQASFADGGGVDFVNAGGGGGVVTLPGLVGEAEAALALLTAGQVAEVRMLARAGQLAEIEAADASANVRAHDMALRSIAAEIGGVLRSPDRTVQRRIGEAREIVEFYPAALSAWEHGFITRGHVTVIVDAGRVVPVDRRAEFEREAIERSLLDTPNRVRAGLELYAEKLTERTSTERHTEAARARAVRLLPGRDGMCDVIATVPTVIGDGILDRLTRMAHAVQDAAGPCGVSDATAGSVGDSDRRTVDQIRADVFADLLLTGAPALDPTVHGDGSGGLGAIRAQVQVTVSALTLLGDDENPADLIGRPPVDAGTARYLAGETTSWTRILTDPVDGTTVAVDRYRPSLEQRRHLRARDQHCRWPGCRTAAVRCELDHTIDAALGGPTTLTNLAHLCQRHHSMKQFTAWRVRQHPGGILEWTSPTGRTYREDAPAPAVAFVPLGHPIRHLARLRSPDSASPPGSTGRMVPLDPARSSGEQWSRGSGRREPPTGHGGGGADARIHESAPAPF
- a CDS encoding TIGR03557 family F420-dependent LLM class oxidoreductase, with protein sequence MTLQVGYAAMLEQFAPLEVLDLAERAEKAGFVGVMASDHFQPWVPQQGQAAFVWNVLSALGQRIHGSLGTGVTAPTFRWHPAMVAQASATLGALYPGRHWLGLGSGEAINDHITGQYWPEAAERIDRMFEAVDVIKKLFSASLAGRDAKHDGRYFKLESTRLWTMPEAAPPILVATGGPITAKRAGRTVDGLITESVTHERAAQLLTRFAEGARESGRDASQMPKVLRLHLSWAATDERAVANALHQWPNAGLRFPKSDIRSPHELEQMARMVRPEDFAGRMIVSADPDVHRAEIQRYADLGFDRIHLHNVGRNQAEFIDVFAREVLPALRS
- a CDS encoding Pls/PosA family non-ribosomal peptide synthetase — its product is MSPILGSVDLAAPPRTLLDVLRDTAQRHPEASAIDDGEVALSYRQLMARVVALAAKLHEAGVRRGDRVGVRMPSGSHRLYVGILGVIAAGAAYVPVDVDDPQERADLVFGEADVVGVLTGGGDYTPSARGSDGEQRPSLASPATLPLADAGSAHPSTAGIPLLDPPTLDDDAWIIFTSGSTGTPKGVAVSHRSAAAFVDAEARLFLPDEPLAPGDRVLAGLSVAFDASCEEMWLAWRSGACLVPAPRALVRTGMDLGPWLVARNVTAVSTVPTLAALWPAETLENVRLLIFGGEACPPELGERLAVDGREVWNTYGPTEATVVACGALLDGSAPVRIGLPLDGWELAVVGEDGLPVEEGAVGELIIGGVGLARYLDPAKDAEKYAPHEGLGWQRAYRSGDLVRFERAGLVFQGRADDQVKIGGRRIELGEVEAAVQALDGVSAAAVAVRETDAGTKILVGYTVPADPETFDRGDAIARLREELPAALVPLLAIVGDLPTRVSGKVDKKALPWPLPGVGDDAGADLDPSVRELAEVWQSVLGVPVPDADANFFELGGGSLAAAQLVTRVRERAPEFTVAGVYEHPRLGAMAEALEDTWGAGAGAAARAAANREFHRSVPMPRWFQTAQTLLGVPLQILAGLRWLTYLFTATTILHAVGGFDALPGIPLWLLVIALVLFVTPFGRMAISVVIARVLLAGLKPGDYPRGGGVHLRLWMAEQGAQLVGAASLSGAPWISYYARALGAKISKDVDLHALPPVTGMLSMGKGAAVEPEVDLTGWWIDGDIVRVGGIRIGSGATVGARSTLAPGTHLGKRSEIAPGSSVFGRVPSGQLWAGSPAARIGSARHWWPDERPERRSRWMLAYGASSVAISLLPVVAIAAGSVVVAAFIRGSVTLGEVALGALAGLVPGTLVTGIVAAGLVLVGVRLLAIGLREGVHPVRSRIGWQAWATERLLDLARTLLFPIYSSLFTPIWLRMLGAKVGREVEASTVLLIPAMTEIRDGAFLADDTLVAPYELGGGWVRIARAQLGARSFLGNSGIAGGGRKVPRDALVAVLSAAPSKSKAGSSWLGSPAMRLRRQVNEGDLARTFAPPTRLRVARALWELGRIIPVLISCAIGLTVVLTLAAITSAWGLGWAIVLSGVVLLAAGAVAAGVSTVAKWVFVGRIRAGEHPLWSSFIWRNEVADTFVEMIAAPWFANTAIGTPALNVWLRTLGAKIGRGVWCESYWLPEADLVVLGDGSTVNRGCVVQTHLFHDRIMSMDAVALDPGATLGPHSVVLPAARIGAHATVGPASLVMRGESVPEGSRWSGNPIGPWREVVVAPYTAEPAAR